In one window of Miscanthus floridulus cultivar M001 chromosome 12, ASM1932011v1, whole genome shotgun sequence DNA:
- the LOC136495560 gene encoding uncharacterized protein: MTTVVPTIQGYEDADAGDFTVKERLKTSIHMNLLFYSIVGAIGLIGLILLLIMHRAWDGGIVGFAMACSNTFGLVTGAFLGFGLSEIPRNIWKNADWSHRQKVLSHRVAKMAVKLDNAHQEYSNAIVVAQATSNQMSKRDILRPYMDIIDNMLSQMLREDPSFKPSGGRLGENDMDYDTDDKSMATLRRQLRRAHEEYYRCKSEYMTCVMEALNLEDTIKNYERRDANRWKYVSSFRESRSGKIGSILDTIEFIWRCILRKQLQKAFAVILGCMSAAILLAEATLLPSGVDLSLFSILIKAVGKQEVLVQMVPTPPATITLMKMTWKTNTCFRRLLLVKTQL, from the exons atgac GACTGTAGTTCCTACTATCCAGGGCTATGAAGACGCAGACGCAGGAGACTTCACTGTTAAAGAAAGGCTGAAAACTAGCATTCATATGAACCTGCTTTTTTATTCAATTGTGGGAGCCATTGGCCTTATAGGTCTCATACTACTCTTAATCATGCATAGAGCTTG GGATGGTGGTATTGTGGGATTTGCAATGGCATGCTCAAATACCTTTGGATTGGTGACTGGTGCTTTTCTTGGGTTTGGGTTAAGCGAAATTCCAAGAAACATTTGGAAAAACGCAGACTGGTCTCACCGCCAAAAAGTACTTTCTCATAGAGTTGCCAAGATGGCTGTAAAGCTTGATAATGCCCATCAAGAATATTCAAATGCAATTGTT GTTGCACAAGCTACATCAAATCAAATGTCAAAACGTGACATTTTGAGGCCTTACATGGATATTATTGATAACATGCTGTCTCAAATG CTGCGGGAGGATCCATCCTTTAAACCTTCTGGTGGTAGATTAGGTGAAAATGATATGGActatgatactgatgataaatcGATGGCCACACTTCGGCGGCAACTCAGGAGGGCTCATGAGGAGTACTATAGGTGCAAAAG TGAGTATATGACTTGTGTCATGGAAGCCCTCAACCTAGAAGACACGATAAAAAATTATGAACGCCGTGATGCTAATCGATG GAAATATGTATCAAGTTTTAGAGAGAGTCGTTCGGGCAAAATTGGATCAATTTTGGACACTATTG AGTTCATTTGGCGCTGTATACTGAGAAAGCAGCTTCAAAAAGCATTTGCTGTTATCCTTGGCTGTATGTCAGCTGCTATACTGTTGGCTGAAGCTACTTTACTTCCAAGTGGTGTTGATCTATCTCTCTTTTCTATTCTTATAAAAGCTGTAGGAAAGCAAGAGGTTTTAGTTCAG ATGGTTCCAACACCACCAGCAACGATAACTTTGATGAAGATGACTTGGAAGACAAACACCTGCTTCCGACGTCTTCTGTTGGTGAAGACACAATTGTAA